The genomic interval GAACCATCTGAGAAAGTTGCTATCCTTCTTAATAAAGCTGGGATAGGCAAAAAAACTACTCCAGTTTCTAAAGTTCTTAAGCGTAGAGATGTTTCTATTAAAGCAACTCAAGCTCGTTTAGCTGCTGAAGCTAAGAAAAAGGCTGAGGAAGAAGCTAAAGCAAAAGCTGAAGAAGAAGCAAAAAATGCTGAACAAGCTGCTTAATTTTGTCCTATATTGCAAAAAAAATTTATAAAGCCCCTTCCGGGGCTTTTTTATTTGTTCTAATATAGTTTAGAGTCATATTGAGCTTAGCGAGATATCTAGAAATTATTATATATTATCCAGATTTCTCGCTTTGCTCAAATAACAATTAAAAAAATTTTCAAAATATCAAAAATGAACCAAGAAAATGAAAAATATATAATCGCTGGAAAGGTTGCCTCCCCACATGGAATAAGGGGTGCGGTGAAAATATTTTCATATCTTGAAAAGCCTGAAAATTTCTCAAATTTCAAAAATTTTTATGATAAAAATGGCGGTAAAATTAGCCTAAAAATACTCTCTGTTCATAAAAATTTAGCAATCGCTGAAATCAATAACAGCAAAACTAGAGAAGAAGCTGAAAAACTCAAAAATTTTGAAATTTTTATCAAAAGAAAAGATTTGCCAAACTTAGATAAAAATTTTTATTATTACGAAGATCTAAAAAATTTATCTGTTAAAAGCTCTGTCAACGAAAATATTGGCGTAATTTCTGATGTTATAAATTTTGGATCTAATGATATTTTAGAAATAACCTATAATGATGGCAAAAAAGAACTTTTTGCCTTTACAAAAAAAACCTTCCCTGAGATTAATA from Rickettsiales bacterium carries:
- the rpsP gene encoding 30S ribosomal protein S16 — its product is MSTVIRLQRAGAKKKPYYRLVVADKRAARDGKFIEKVGNFNPMAEKNDASRLSLKNDRIEYWLNTGAEPSEKVAILLNKAGIGKKTTPVSKVLKRRDVSIKATQARLAAEAKKKAEEEAKAKAEEEAKNAEQAA
- the rimM gene encoding ribosome maturation factor RimM (Essential for efficient processing of 16S rRNA), whose product is MNQENEKYIIAGKVASPHGIRGAVKIFSYLEKPENFSNFKNFYDKNGGKISLKILSVHKNLAIAEINNSKTREEAEKLKNFEIFIKRKDLPNLDKNFYYYEDLKNLSVKSSVNENIGVISDVINFGSNDILEITYNDGKKELFAFTKKTFPEINIKDRFIIINPPEVDFDK